The Paenibacillus sp. BIC5C1 DNA segment GCGCCGATGAACATAAGGCTCCTGATTGTTCAGCAGATGCTGCGCATACATGACCGTAAGTTCAGAGTCTGGATCAATGATGGCCATACAGCCCGCAGCACCACTCCATCCAAATTCACCTAGTGGACTTAACGAACCGCTGCCAGCTTTGGAGATATGCGTACGTACACCCAGCCCATAACCATACCCTCCCATATGATCCCAGGAGTAATCACCACGGGTCAGATCGTTCAGATGGTCTGTGCGCATCAGCTCAATTGAAGCCTGTGACAGAATGCGAACGCCTTTCGGACTTGTTCCTTTTCCCGTCAGCGCGCTAAGAAACAGTGCATAGTCGCTAACGGTGGACAATAGTCCGGCACCACCGCTCTCCAAATCCGTGCCTACCCGGAATCCGTTTCCGTCCATTCGGATGGCTTTTTCAAGCTCATCATTGTAAGCATACTGCGGAATCAGGCGGGTCTTTTGTTCATCGTTCAGATCGAACGCCGTATCGTTCATACCCAGCGGCCCGATAATTTCTTCTTGCAGATACATACCAAAACGTCTGCCACTTACAACCTCGACCAAGGCTCCCAGCACGTCGTGACACATACTATAGTTCCAATGCGTACCTGGCTCAAACAGAAGCGGTTCCTTGGCGAGCGCTTTCGCGAAGTCTCTTGTCGATAATGTTCCGTTGGTGTTCTGCACAGCTTCCTGAATGCTTGGCGAGCCAACATCATAGGAGAACCCGGCAGTCATCGTAAACAAGTCGCGTACTGTAATTGCCTTTGTCGCTTTTTCCAATCTGACCTCGCCGCTCGATAATGTTTTCTTCACCGTCATCTCGGCGTATTCCGGCAGATAGTCGGATACCGGATCGCTCAGCAGCATCTGCCCTCTCTCGACAAGTTGAAGCGCTGCCACACAGGTCATAATTTTCGTCATGGAGTAAAGATTAAAGATCGCCCCATCGCCGATGGGCGTTTGCTCCTCCAGATTGGCGTAACCATTCCGGTAACGGAAAACGGTATCATTTTGATGCATCACAAGGACCTCTGCCCACGGAATTCTCCATGATGTGATGCGATCAATAAATGACGCTAGCGGTTTAAAGTCCATATTTCCCCGTCCTTCTATGTAGAATCGTTTATCAATGCACATCGTGGATCTATGTTCATACACATGACCCACATAGTATTAATATACGACCATTCACATGCATTGACCATATCTAATGAAAAGCAACTTTAAACATTCTGCACCACTTTTTAGGATCGGTACAATTACTGGAGTGTCTTGACCATGATAAAATCGATTTGTTCCTCATCCCCCATATAAAAAGAGTGTGAGCTGGTTTGGACAAACCCCCTCTTCTTGTAAAAAGCAATGGCATTGCCATTCTTTTCCCATACACCAAGCCAGATTTCTTTCTTTTTGTATTTCACTGCGGTCTCCAGAGATTTATTTAGCAGATATTTACCTAGTCCATGCTTTTGATATTTTTTCCTAATATATATTCTCTCGATTTCAAGTGAATCATCACTCATTTGTTCAGACTGGCCACTATCTCTGTTCAATTTTAGATATCCGGCAAGTTCATCATTGTAGTAAACGAAAAAGATGTCTGAACAGCTATTGGATAATTCGGCTTCCAACTGTTTAGCGTTAAATGCTCTCTCCAGATAGGCTCTCATATTGTCAGGGGAATTCTGATCTTTAAATGTATCGTTGAATGTTTCTATACTTATTTCTTGTAGTTTTAGTAAATCCTCGTGACTGCATGCTCTTATTTCTACTGTCATTGTGATGTATCGCTCCTTCTATGAATCAATTATCTATTTAAAAACAGGTCGGTTTTTTTGTTGTAAATACAACATTATTTATATTCTTAATTTACTTCTAATTTGTATAGTTTGCAACATAAATTAGCAAGAAGAAGCAAAATTGATATACTTAGCAAACGTTTTCGGAATTTTTAATAAGGTTTCCCCGATCAGATTATTTAAGTAGTTTTTCTTTATATTCTGTGGGACTTAGTCCTGTGTATTCCTTAAACACCTTGGAGAAATAATGCTGATCACTGAACGATAACAGATCCGATAACTCCTTAAATTTCATCTCCGGTTGACATTCCATGAGTCTGCATGCTTCCTTCATTCGAAGCTTTGTATAATACTGAACAAACGTGACTTGTGTTACGCTTTTAATCACTCTGCTAACATAAGAGGGGCTGACGTGAAACTTCATTGCAATGTCATTGATGGATATTTGGGTATACTTGTTCCGTTTGATGTACTCATCCATTTGCACAAACAGATCTTCTCTGCTTTTGCGTCCATGGGATTGAAGCATATCAAAACATTGTCCAATCCATTCCGTTAACTCAACGCAGAAATCACCAT contains these protein-coding regions:
- a CDS encoding serine hydrolase domain-containing protein, whose amino-acid sequence is MDFKPLASFIDRITSWRIPWAEVLVMHQNDTVFRYRNGYANLEEQTPIGDGAIFNLYSMTKIMTCVAALQLVERGQMLLSDPVSDYLPEYAEMTVKKTLSSGEVRLEKATKAITVRDLFTMTAGFSYDVGSPSIQEAVQNTNGTLSTRDFAKALAKEPLLFEPGTHWNYSMCHDVLGALVEVVSGRRFGMYLQEEIIGPLGMNDTAFDLNDEQKTRLIPQYAYNDELEKAIRMDGNGFRVGTDLESGGAGLLSTVSDYALFLSALTGKGTSPKGVRILSQASIELMRTDHLNDLTRGDYSWDHMGGYGYGLGVRTHISKAGSGSLSPLGEFGWSGAAGCMAIIDPDSELTVMYAQHLLNNQEPYVHRRLRNVVYSCL
- a CDS encoding N-acetyltransferase produces the protein MTVEIRACSHEDLLKLQEISIETFNDTFKDQNSPDNMRAYLERAFNAKQLEAELSNSCSDIFFVYYNDELAGYLKLNRDSGQSEQMSDDSLEIERIYIRKKYQKHGLGKYLLNKSLETAVKYKKKEIWLGVWEKNGNAIAFYKKRGFVQTSSHSFYMGDEEQIDFIMVKTLQ